The following are from one region of the Tachysurus fulvidraco isolate hzauxx_2018 chromosome 15, HZAU_PFXX_2.0, whole genome shotgun sequence genome:
- the akt1s1 gene encoding uncharacterized protein akt1s1 has protein sequence MASISKTSELDIPDNYQESWQALLAAAEVYSQKSGCDLAILTACKKFLLSGTEGDAVKKGEGGGAMTAGGRKWDYGYHVWGQGALAEASRRYLDDIGVLHSTTVLTAQRHTRLSTGEGGAKLGVDIPTERPTSVGEGGSGSVSPGLRLYSQSYPSIYSPAAVSVLPSVQQGNGGRERDRAALEEVERARERAGIVDLDEEEEEEDGEEDDMGGHRRNLNESTGVFSMDEDSLSHDCEPFFESDGEEESTDGSLSEEAPPRGLAMGHSALSRASHHTALARSLPVSVPVWGYRNNRSAQGDPNSGERVGCADLDYIAASMKALLAPAATDGTEMFGALPRPRLNTGDFSLKH, from the exons ATGGCCTCCATCTCTAAAACCTCTGAGCTGGACATCCCAGATAACTACCAGGAGAGCTGGCAGGCCCTGCTCGCTGCCGCCGAGGTATACAGCCAGAAATCAGGCTGCGACCTGGCCATCCTGACCGCCTGCAAGAAGTTCCTCCTGTCCGGCACAGAGGGAGACGCTGTGAAAAAAGGAGAAGGGGGCGGAGCTATGACGGCAGGAGGCAGGAAGTGGGATTACGGTTATCACGTGTGGGGACAGGGGGCACTCGCCGAGGCGTCACGCCGATACCTGGATGACATTGGCGTGCTCCATTCCACCACTGTGCTGACGGCGCAGAGACACACCCGCCTCTCCACGGGGGAGGGCGGAGCCAAACTGGGTGTGGACATTCCAACTGAGAGGCCG ACGTCGGTGGGTGAGGGAGGGTCGGGTTCAGTCAGTCCCGGACTGAGGCTGTATTCTCAGAGCTACCCGTCCATCTACAGTCCAGCGGCGGTCAGCGTCCTCCCGTCGGTCCAGCAGGGGAacggagggagagaaagagacagagcggctctggaggaggtggagagagcgagagagagggccGGTATCGTGGACCTagatgaggaagaagaggaggaagatggaGAGGAAGACGATATGGGCGGACACAGGCGCAATCTCAACGAGTCGACAG GTGTGTTCTCTATGGATGAGGATTCTCTGTCTCATGACTGTGAACCCTTTTTCGAGTCGGACGGTGAAGAGGAAAGCACCGACG gttCTTTGAGTGAGGAAGCTCCTCCTCGAGGCCTGGCTATGGGTCACTCGGCTCTGTCTCGCGCGTCTCACCACACAGCTCTGGCACGCTCTCTGCCCGTCTCGGTACCTGTGTGGGGCTACAGGAACAACCGCTCGGCGCAGGGCGACCCCAACAGCGGAGAACGA gtcgGTTGTGCGGATCTTGATTACATCGCTGCCAGCATGAAGGCTCTTTTAGCTCCGGCTGCAACAGACGGAACGGAGATGTTCGGAGCGCTGCCTCGACCTCGCCTTAACACGGGCGACTTCTCCCTGAAGCACTGA
- the zgc:195001 gene encoding tripartite motif-containing protein 16, with protein sequence MSISSNGIMSELKKTGRKGQKAEARTEEPPAYEADVPEPGSRDELLKHWIPLSLDDRTAQKLLWISEGGAKVSRMSEQPCPVLDRPERFEVAPQVVCKEGFLGRRGYYEMEYEGWVVVGVVYTSSGRKAKDGSCGLGENEASWAVGWAGSYYQAWHDGESTEIHGNHGNTIGVYVDQPAGVVAFYLVEGEPREARLLHRYKTTFKDELLPGVWVGQNSSCWIRKKD encoded by the exons ATGTCCATCAGCTCCAACGGGATTATGTCTGAGCTGAAGAAAACAG GGAGAAAAGGACAGAAAGCTGAAGCCCGAACAG AGGAACCGCCGGCGTACGAAGCTGACGTTCCTGAACCCGGGAGCAGAGACGAGCTGCTGAAAC ACTGGattcctctctctctggatGACAGAACGGCTCAGAAGCTGCTCTGGATCTCGGAGGGCGGAGCTAAAGTGTCCCGGATGTCCGAGCAGCCGTGTCCCGTACTGGACCGACCGGAGAGATTCGAGGTCGCTCCTCAG GTGGTTTGTAAAGAAGGGTTCCTGGGTCGCCGTGGTTACTACGAGATGGAGTACGAGGGCTGGGTGGTGGTCGGGGTGGTGTACACCAGCAGCGGGCGCAAAGCTAAAGACGGATCGTGCGGCCTGGGCGAGAACGAGGCGTCGTGGGCCGTGGGCTGGGCCGGATCTTATTACCAAGCCTGGCACGACGGAGAGAGCACCGAGATCCACGGAAACCACGGCAACACCATCGGCGTCTACGTGGACCAACCGGCCGGCGTGGTGGCTTTCTACTTGGTGGAGGGAGAACCGAGAGAGGCGAGGCTTCTGCACCGGTACAAAACCACCTTCAAGGACGAGCTCCTGCCCGGAGTCTGGGTGGGGCAGAACTCCTCCTGCTGGATCCGTAAGAAGGActag